From Methanobacterium bryantii, a single genomic window includes:
- a CDS encoding exodeoxyribonuclease III, giving the protein MDELKILSWNVNGLRTRFKGGYLKQVFELNLDILCFQEVKSTEDQIPKKLKEIEGYHSYFCPSKILKGYAGVAIYSKNKPKTIEKSFSNSDYENEGRILKADYGDFILFNIYFPSGAGSKEKLERKFNFYKYFLDEMKNLSEIGKNVLICGDFNIAHNEIDLVNPARAAKNPGFLKEERAFLNKLINSGYTDTFRMFNGDPENYTWWPYGHNCREKNVGMRLDHFFVSESLKETVKSAYILSDIEGSDHCPIGVDMVL; this is encoded by the coding sequence GGAATGTCAATGGACTGCGAACCAGATTTAAAGGAGGATACTTAAAACAAGTATTTGAATTAAACCTGGATATTTTATGCTTTCAAGAAGTGAAATCAACTGAAGATCAAATTCCTAAAAAATTAAAAGAAATAGAAGGTTATCATTCCTATTTTTGCCCGTCTAAAATATTAAAAGGTTATGCAGGTGTAGCAATCTATTCTAAAAACAAGCCAAAGACAATAGAGAAGAGTTTTAGTAATTCTGACTATGAAAATGAAGGGAGGATACTGAAAGCAGACTATGGTGATTTCATTTTATTTAATATTTATTTCCCGTCAGGTGCAGGTTCAAAGGAGAAGCTTGAGCGTAAGTTCAATTTTTATAAGTATTTCCTCGATGAAATGAAAAATTTGAGTGAAATTGGAAAAAACGTGCTTATTTGTGGTGATTTTAATATAGCACATAACGAGATTGACTTAGTGAATCCTGCGAGGGCAGCTAAAAATCCTGGTTTTTTAAAAGAAGAAAGGGCATTTTTAAATAAATTAATAAATTCTGGTTACACTGATACTTTCAGAATGTTTAATGGAGATCCTGAAAATTATACGTGGTGGCCTTATGGCCATAATTGTAGGGAAAAGAATGTAGGGATGCGTCTTGACCATTTCTTTGTAAGTGAAAGTTTAAAGGAAACTGTAAAATCGGCATATATTCTTTCAGATATTGAAGGGTCAGATCACTGCCCTATTGGGGTTGACATGGTTTTATAA